A single genomic interval of Nostoc commune NIES-4072 harbors:
- the petJ gene encoding cytochrome c6 PetJ yields MKRLLTLVLVTFLLLISTFTLPASAADTVNGEQIFSVQCAGCHINGSNIIRRGKNLKKQALKKYGMDSIEAVTSIVTNGKNNMSAYKERLTEQQIQDVAAYVLQQAEKGWP; encoded by the coding sequence TTGAAAAGACTACTTACATTAGTATTAGTAACATTTTTGTTGTTGATAAGCACTTTTACTTTACCTGCTAGTGCAGCAGACACAGTTAACGGTGAACAAATATTTAGTGTTCAATGTGCTGGTTGTCATATCAACGGCAGCAACATCATCAGGCGAGGTAAAAATCTCAAAAAGCAAGCGCTGAAAAAGTATGGTATGGATTCAATAGAGGCAGTTACATCTATAGTTACCAATGGTAAAAATAATATGTCAGCCTACAAAGAGCGTCTTACTGAACAGCAAATTCAAGACGTTGCTGCTTACGTTCTCCAACAAGCTGAAAAAGGCTGGCCTTAG